From Puntigrus tetrazona isolate hp1 chromosome 8, ASM1883169v1, whole genome shotgun sequence, the proteins below share one genomic window:
- the ciao1 gene encoding probable cytosolic iron-sulfur protein assembly protein ciao1, translated as MKGALELLQRVSAHPDARCWYVAWNPAGTLLASCGGDRAVRVWGKEGDSWECKCVLADGHQRTVRKVAWSPCGKYLASASFDATTCIWKKTNDDFESLTVLEGHENEVKCVAWAPSGNLLATCSRDKSVWIWEVDEEDEYECVSVVNSHTQDVKHVVWHPTQELLASASYDNKVCIYKEEDDDWECRATLEGHESTVWSLAFDPEGRRLASCSDDRTVKIWKESTPGDGSSDESWKCVCTLSGFHGRTVYDVAWCRLTGALATACGDDGVRVFREDPTADPEQPIFNMSAHVPKAHSQDVNCVSWNPKEAGLLATCSDNGEFAVWKYNSDS; from the exons ATGAAGGGCGCGCTGGAGCTGCTGCAGAGGGTGAGCGCGCACCCGGACGCGCGCTGCTGGTACGTCGCGTGGAACCCCGCGGGAACGCTGCTCGCGTCGTGCGGCGGGGACCGCGCCGTTAGAGTTTGGGGGAAAGAag GGGACAGTTGGGAATGTAAGTGTGTCCTGGCTGATGGACACCAGCGTACGGTCAGGAAGGTGGCCTGGTCTCCCTGCGGGAAATATCTGGCATCCGCCAGCTTTGATGCCACAACGTGCATCTGGAAGAAGACGAATGATGACTTTGAG TCCCTGACAGTGCTAGAAGGTCATGAGAACGAGGTCAAGTGTGTGGCCTGGGCTCCGTCTGGAAACTTGCTGGCCACCTGCAGCAGAGACAAAAGTGTTTGGATCTGGGAAG TGGACGAGGAGGATGAATATGAGTGTGTAAGTGTTGTGAATTCACACACGCAGGACGTGAAGCATGTGGTCTGGCACCCGACACAGGAG CTTCTCGCATCAGCCAGTTACGACAACaaagtgtgcatttataaaGAGGAGGATGATGACTGGGAGTGTAGAGCCACGCTGGAGGGTCACGAGTCCACCGTTTGGAGTCTGGCCTTTGACCCTGAAGGACGGAGATTGGCGTCGTGTAGCGATGACCGCACCGTGAAGATCTGGAAGGAGTCGACGCCTGGAGACG GTTCGTCAGATGAGTcctggaagtgtgtgtgtaccttGTCTGGATTCCATGGAAGAACGGTATATGATGTCGCATG GTGTCGTCTGACCGGTGCCCTGGCCACAGCGTGTGGCGACGATGGAGTTCGCGTCTTCAGAGAAGACCCCACTGCTGACCCAGAGCAGCCCATCTTCAACATGTCAGCTCACGTGCCCAAAGCCCACAGTCAGGACGTCAACTGTGTGTCCTGGAACCCGAAGGAGGCGGGCCTGCTGGCCACCTGCAGCGATAACGGAGAGTTTGCCGTCTGGAAGTACAACTCTGATTCCTGA
- the LOC122350330 gene encoding coiled-coil domain-containing protein 74A isoform X1 has translation MAKAAGMSIMEMSSTMSTSNLPPLRNLPSWTRVRDLDRVRYPRLLSSDCMVRSPPLDIKSPKAAAQPRTDAHGARSASLEKDILFLQQQHKDTLERLHAEIEDLKRVNKELQYQLIMENENSPKETIWSGSNSSKSSSDGSAEKNSQSGFISSEEVSEGGGGGGGAVTSLLPLRITCSPSQQPRTPTLDECELIIRQLYHANTAQYQELLRIKTVLREITSKNRSAAEVFSLARASLCDNSRGEVFEHFPPLPLRPLPKKQNPSHAGQRESVLLPAIKRNLSSTMSERQRRAQDVHRLRLRRAVNS, from the exons ATGGCGAAAGCTGCTGGAATGTCGATTATGGAAATGAG TAGCACCATGTCCACCAGTAATCTGCCACCCCTGCGTAACCTGCCCAGCTGGACCAGGGTTCGAGATCTGGACCGGGTGAGATACCCCAGACTTCTGTCCAGCGACTGCATGGTCAGATCACCACCCCTGGACATCAAGAGCCCGAAAGCGGCCGCCCAGCCCAGGACGGATGCGCACGGCGCACGCAGCGCATCTCTGGAGAAAGATATTCTGTTCCTCCAACAACAGCATAAAGACACATTGGAGAGGCTGCATGCAGAAATCGAAGATCTGAAGCGTGTTAATAAAG AATTACAGTATCAGCTGATtatggaaaatgaaaattctccaAAAG AGACCATATGGTCCGGCAGTAATTCTTCAAAATCCAGCAGCGATGGCTCAGCCGAGAAGAATTCCCAGAGTGGATTCATCAG CTCAGAGGAGGTGTccgagggaggaggaggaggaggtggtgcaGTCACGTCTCTGCTGCCTCTCAGGATCACCTGCAGCCCGTCCCAGCAGCCCCGGACCCCGACGCTGGACGAGTGCGAGCTCATCATCCGGCAGCTCTATCACGCCAACACCGCACAGTATCAGGAG CTGCTGCGGATCAAGACGGTCCTCAGAGAAATCACCTCCAAAAACAGATCAGCTGCTGAAGTTTTCTCACTTGCAAGAGCCTCGCTCTGCGACAACAGCAG GGGTGAAGTTTTTGAGCATTTTCCACCACTACCTCTCAGACCACTGCCAAAGAAACA GAACCCGAGTCACGCCGGTCAAAGAGAAAGCGTGCTTCTCCCGGCCATCAAACGCAATCTCAGCAGCACCATGTCAGAGCGGCAGAGGAGAGCCCAAGACGTGCACAGACTGCGTCTCAGGAGAGCGGTGAACTCTTAA
- the LOC122350330 gene encoding coiled-coil domain-containing protein 74A isoform X2 produces the protein MAKAAGMSIMEMSTMSTSNLPPLRNLPSWTRVRDLDRVRYPRLLSSDCMVRSPPLDIKSPKAAAQPRTDAHGARSASLEKDILFLQQQHKDTLERLHAEIEDLKRVNKELQYQLIMENENSPKETIWSGSNSSKSSSDGSAEKNSQSGFISSEEVSEGGGGGGGAVTSLLPLRITCSPSQQPRTPTLDECELIIRQLYHANTAQYQELLRIKTVLREITSKNRSAAEVFSLARASLCDNSRGEVFEHFPPLPLRPLPKKQNPSHAGQRESVLLPAIKRNLSSTMSERQRRAQDVHRLRLRRAVNS, from the exons ATGGCGAAAGCTGCTGGAATGTCGATTATGGAAATGAG CACCATGTCCACCAGTAATCTGCCACCCCTGCGTAACCTGCCCAGCTGGACCAGGGTTCGAGATCTGGACCGGGTGAGATACCCCAGACTTCTGTCCAGCGACTGCATGGTCAGATCACCACCCCTGGACATCAAGAGCCCGAAAGCGGCCGCCCAGCCCAGGACGGATGCGCACGGCGCACGCAGCGCATCTCTGGAGAAAGATATTCTGTTCCTCCAACAACAGCATAAAGACACATTGGAGAGGCTGCATGCAGAAATCGAAGATCTGAAGCGTGTTAATAAAG AATTACAGTATCAGCTGATtatggaaaatgaaaattctccaAAAG AGACCATATGGTCCGGCAGTAATTCTTCAAAATCCAGCAGCGATGGCTCAGCCGAGAAGAATTCCCAGAGTGGATTCATCAG CTCAGAGGAGGTGTccgagggaggaggaggaggaggtggtgcaGTCACGTCTCTGCTGCCTCTCAGGATCACCTGCAGCCCGTCCCAGCAGCCCCGGACCCCGACGCTGGACGAGTGCGAGCTCATCATCCGGCAGCTCTATCACGCCAACACCGCACAGTATCAGGAG CTGCTGCGGATCAAGACGGTCCTCAGAGAAATCACCTCCAAAAACAGATCAGCTGCTGAAGTTTTCTCACTTGCAAGAGCCTCGCTCTGCGACAACAGCAG GGGTGAAGTTTTTGAGCATTTTCCACCACTACCTCTCAGACCACTGCCAAAGAAACA GAACCCGAGTCACGCCGGTCAAAGAGAAAGCGTGCTTCTCCCGGCCATCAAACGCAATCTCAGCAGCACCATGTCAGAGCGGCAGAGGAGAGCCCAAGACGTGCACAGACTGCGTCTCAGGAGAGCGGTGAACTCTTAA
- the gatd3l gene encoding ES1 protein, mitochondrial, with the protein MLASRVHLAKQAAAMLVRQPACLMHHGGDWGNWGNTNIAVVFSGCGWWDGTDIHEAAYTMYHLSRNGARFQIFAPNQQQMHVMDHMRMQPSSSDNRNMMMESARFSHGQGMMQMNDLSKLDVNSFDAVIFPGGHGIVKNLSTFSKDGKDCKLNNDVERIMKDFHRARKPIGLSSMAPLLACRVLPNLEVTMGYERDESSRWGRWPNTNMVQAVKSMGARHNNREPYEAYVDEKNRVISTPTFMWETDYHYHYIFDGIGNMVKHVMRMTAK; encoded by the exons ATGTTGGCATCACGAGTACACCTCGCCAAGCAGGCCGCAGCCATGCTGGTGCGCCAACCCGCCTGCCTGATGCATCATGGGGGAGACTGGGGCAACTGGGGCAACACCAACATTGCTGTG GTTTTCTCAGGCTGCGGTTGGTGGGATGGAACTGACATCCACGAGGCTGCGTA CACCATGTACCACTTGAGCCGTAATGGAGCACGTTTTCAGATCTTTGCCCCAAACCAGCAGCAAATGCATGTCATGGACCACATGAGGATGCAGCCATCATCAAGTGACAACag GAACATGATGATGGAGTCTGCGCGATTCAGCCACGGCCAGGGCATGATGCAGATGAACGACCTGTCCAAACTGGACGTTAACAGCTTTGACGCCGTCATCTTCCCTGGAGGCCACGGAATAGTCAAGAACCT GTCCACCTTCAGCAAAGACGGCAAAGACTGCAAGCTGAATAATGACGTGGAGAGAATTATGAAGGACTTCCACCGCGCTCGCAAGCCCATTGG TCTGTCCAGCATGGCTCCTCTCCTGGCGTGCAGAGTTCTGCCCAATCTTGAAGTCACGATGGGCTACGAGCGGGACGAGAGCAGCCGCTGGGGTCGCTGGCCCAACACCAACATGGTGCAGGCGGTCAAGAGCATGGGGGCCCGTCACAACAACCGTGAACCTTAC GAGGCCTATGTGGATGAGAAAAACAGGGTGATCAGCACTCCAACCTTCATGTGGGAGACTGACTATCACTACCATTACATCTTCGATGGCATCGGGAACATGGTCAAGCACGTCATGCGTATGACTGCCAAGTGA
- the cdc45 gene encoding cell division control protein 45 homolog: MFVTDIRKEFYDVVVNQRVALFVSPDIDALCACKVLQALFHCDQVQYTLVPVAGWQDLGTAFMEHKEQYQYFVLINCGANVDLLETLQPEEDSIFFICDTHRPVDVVNVYNDTQIKLLIKQDDDLGVPSYDDIFRDDEDEDEEGGDDSGNESDGSSEPSGKRRRYDEDALERRIERQRARREWEARRREILFDYEQYEFHGTSAALVMFELAWVMSKDTKDMLWWSVIGVTDQWVHDKIPHMKYVTDIATLQRHVSRHSHRNEDEENSLSIDCMRITFEYDLRLVLYQHWSLYESICNSCYTSCSFKLWSINGQKKLQEFLADMGLPLKQVRQKFNSMDMTIKENLREVIEESANKFSMKDIRVQTFAVHFGFKNRFLASDVVHAAAALLENVEKDETPTDNFIKALDCLSRSNLERLHLGIDLAKKKLKAIQQTVASCICTNLILSQGPFLYCHLLEGTPDVKLFSKPLALTLLCKYLLKAFVCSTRNKRCKILPLIMAAPLDVEKGTVIVLGIPPESETSDKKNFFGRAFEKAAESTSSRTLHDRFDTSVIELKMEDRGKFLDALITLLS; the protein is encoded by the exons atgtttgtgACCGATATTCGAAAGGAATTTTATGATGTTGTCGTTAATCAG AGAGTGGCCCTGTTCGTGTCTCCTGATATTGATGCGTTGTGCGCCTGTAAAGTTCTGCAG GCTCTGTTTCACTGTGATCAAGTCCAGTATACACTAGTTCCCGTGGCAGGATGGCAGGATTTGGGGACAGCCTTCATGGAGCATAAAGAGCAG TACcagtattttgttttgataaacTGTGGAGCAAATGTGGACCTGCTGGAGACCCTCCAGCCTGAGGAAGACTCCATTTTCTTCATCTGTGATACACACCGACCTGTTGACGTGGTTAATGTCTATAATGACACGCAG ATTAAGCTTCTGATAAAGCAAGACGACGACCTTGGTGTCCCGTCCTACGACGACATCTTCCGTGATGATGAGGACGAGGACGAAGAAGGCGGCGATGATTCCGGAAACGAAAGTGACGGCAGCTCAGAGCCTTCTGGGAAACGAAGGCGTTATGATGAG GATGCCTTGGAAAGGAGAATAGAACGGCAGCGGGCTAGAAGGGAATGGGAAGCTCGGAG gaGAGAGATTCTGTTTGACTACGAGCAGTATGAGTTTCATGGAACATCT GCAGCTTTGGTGATGTTTGAGCTGGCCTGGGTCATGTCTAAAGACACCAAAGACATGCTGTG GTGGAGTGTCATCGGAGTCACAGATCAGTGGGTTCATGATAAAATACCGCA CATGAAATACGTGACGGACATCGCCACCCTACAGCGTCACGTGTCCCGACACAGCCATAGAAACGAGGACGAGGAGAACTCTCTGTCCATCGACTGCATGAGGATCACTTTTGAATACGA TCTGAGGTTGGTGTTGTATCAGCACTGGTCTCTGTACGAGAGCATCTGTAACTCCTGCTACACCTCCTGCAGCTTTAAACTCTGGTCCATCAACGGACAGAAGAAACTCCAGGAGTTCCTGGCAGATATGGG TCTGCCGCTCAAGCAGGTGCGGCAGAAGTTTAACTCTATGGATATGACGATTAAAGAGAACTTGCGTGAAGTCATCGAAGAATCTGCCAACAAATTCAG tatgaaAGACATCCGTGTGCAGACATTTGCTGTACACTTTGGCTTTAAGAACCGGTTCCTGGCCTCCGACGTAGTTCACGCTGCCGCCGCCCTGCTGGAGAACGTGGAGAAGGATGAAACGCCAACAGACAACTTCATCAAAGCTCTGGACTGTCTGTCCAG GAGTAATCTGGAGCGGTTGCATTTAGGCATTGATCTGGCCAAGAAGAAACTGAAGGCCATTCAGCAGACAGTGGCGAGCTGCATCTGCACTAACCTCATTCTCTCACAGGGGCCTTTCCTCTATTGTCATTTGCTGGAG gGAACGCCAGATGTGAAGCTGTTTTCTAAACCTCTGGCTCTGACTCTCCTCTGCAAATACCTGCTCAAAGCATTCGTCTGCTCT aCGAGGAACAAACGCTGTAAGATCCTTCCACTGATAATGGCTGCTCCTCTGGATGTGGAGAAGGGAACCGTGATTGTCCTGGGAATCCCGCCAGAATCAGAAACCTCAGATAAGAAAAA ctTCTTCGGCCGGGCTTTCGAAAAAGCAGCTGAGAGCACCAGCTCCAGAACTCTACACGATCGTTTCGACACTTCAG tcaTTGAGCTCAAGATGGAGGACAGGGGAAAGTTTCTGGATGCCCTCATCACCCTGCTGTCATAA
- the tmem127 gene encoding transmembrane protein 127 codes for MYAPPGTAAPGNRRRRGGTALPKQPERSLASALPGALSITALCTALAEPAWLRVHGGTCPRQELGVADVLGYIDDKLIEDYCINSQSILLLRVIAAFCFLGILCSLTAFLLDVFGPKHPALKITRRYAFAHILTVLQCATVIGFCYWASELILSLQQQHKKYHGSLIYVTFAISFYLVAGAGGASILATAANLLRHYPTEEEEQALELLSEMEESSETYPVDYDIANQFQPPPAYTP; via the exons ATGTACGCACCCCCGGGAACTGCTGCGCCTGGAAACCGAAGGAGGAGAGGTGGAACGGCTTTACCTAAACAACCGGAGCGGAGTTTAGCATCCGCGCTGCCCGGGGCCCTTTCTATCACCGCACTCTGCACGGCCCTGGCAGAGCCAGCCTGGCTCCGCGTCCATGGAGGAACCTGCCCCAGACAGGAGCTCGGCGTCGCAGATGTCCTGGGATACATAGATGACAAACTGATTGAGG ATTACTGCATCAACTCTCAGTCCATCCTTCTCTTACGGGTCATTGCTGCTTTCTGTTTCTTGGGCATTCTGTGCAGCCTCACTGCATTTCTGTTGGATGTCTTTGGACCCAAACACCCAGCCCTAAAGATCACACGCAGATACGCTTTTGCTCACATCCTCACAG TGCTCCAGTGCGCTACCGTGATTGGCTTCTGCTACTGGGCCTCGGAACTGATTCTGTccctgcagcagcagcacaagAAGTACCACGGCTCGCTCATCTACGTCACTTTTGCCATTAGCTTCTACCTGGTTGCCGGTGCGGGCGGAGCCTCCATTTTAGCCACGGCCGCCAACCTGCTCCGTCACTACCCCACCGAGGAGGAGGAGCAGGCCCTGGAGCTCCTCTCAGAAATGGAGGAGAGCAGTGAAACATACCCAGTTGACTACGACATTGCCAACCAGTTCCAGCCTCCGCCGGCCTACACGCCCTGA
- the ufd1l gene encoding ubiquitin recognition factor in ER-associated degradation protein 1 produces MFSFNMFEPHVGRVFQNRFSTQYRCYSVSMLAGPNDRSDVEKGGKIIMPPSALDQLSRLNITYPMLFKLTNKNSDRMTHCGVLEFVADEGICYLPHWMMQNLLLEEGGLVQVESVNLMVATYSKFQPQSPDFLDITNPKAVLENALRNFACLTTGDVIAINYNEKIYELRVMETKPDKAVSIIECDMNVDFDAPLGYKEPERHMQHPEEPTEEDTDPSNYEMDIGFRAFTGSGNRLDGKKKGIEPSPAPLDPSDIKRGIPNYDFKIGRITFIRNARQQPRRTETDDTASNFIAFSGEGQSLRKKGRKP; encoded by the exons ATG TTCTCCTTCAACATGTTTGAGCCCCATGTGGGCCGGGTTTTCCAGAACCGTTTCTCCACCCAGTACCGGTGTTATTCAGTGTCCATGCTGGCAGGACCCAATGACCGTTCAGATGTGGAGAAAGGAGGAAAGA TAATTATGCCCCCGTCTGCTCTGGACCAGCTAA GCAGACTTAACATCACATACCCCATGCTGTTCAAACTCACCAACAAGAATTCAGACAGAATGACACACTGCGGCGTTCTGGAGTTTGTGGCAGATGAAGGCATCTGTTACCTCCCACACTGG ATGATGCAGAACTTGTTGTTGGAGGAGGGTGGTTTGGTCCAGGTGGAGAGCGTGAATCTGATGGTGGCCACATACTCCAAATTCCAGCCACAGAGCCCGGACTTCCTGGATATCACAAATCCTAAagctgt ATTAGAGAATGCTTTGAGGAATTTTGCCTGTTTGACCACAGGAGACGTAATCGCTATCAATTATAATGAAAAG ATTTATGAGTTGCGTGTCATGGAGACCAAACCCGACAAGGCTGTGTCCATCATTGAGTGTGATATGAAT GTGGACTTTGATGCTCCTCTTGGTTACAAAGAACCAGAGAGACACATGCAGCATCCTGAAGAACCAACA GAAGAGGATACGGATCCAAGTAACTATGAGATGGACATCGGTTTCAGA GCCTTTACCGGTTCTGGAAATCGTCTAGATGGGAAGAAAAAAGGCATTGAACCCAGTCCAGCCCCGCTTGATCCTAGTGACATCAAACG AGGAATTCCTAACTACGATTTCAAAATCGGAAGGATCACCTTTATCCGTAACGCCAGACAACAGCCCCGCAGAACTGAAACG GACGATACGGCCAGTAACTTCATTGCGTTCTCTGGGGAAGGACAGTCCCTGCGCAAAAAAGGCAGAAAACCCTGA